The genomic DNA GGATGGTTGCCCAGAGAAGTGGAAGTGTGGTGAGATGTTTGAGAGGTGCCTCGGGTAGGACTTAGCGATGACTATGGTACATACACACACTTGTGGTACACGTGTGGTGGCCTCGCGGGACCAGGCCACGCATGGCAGGTGAGGGTGGTCCCCACAGaggctcccttccctctctccttcttggGCCTTGAGCCTTGGCCCAGAGCGGGAGACCAGGCTCTCCTACCTTTGACATGTGGCCTTTTTCCCCAGCTGTTCCTTCTCACCCTCTCCATCttcctggggctgggccagcccagGAACCCCAAAGGCAAGAGGAAGGGGCCAGGGCGGCCTGGCACCCTGGCTCCAGGGCCTCACCAGGTGCCGCTGGACCTGGTGTCCCAGGCGAAGCCGTACGCCCGCATGGAGGAGTATGAGAGGAACCTCGGGGAGATGGTGGCCCAGCTGAGGAACAGCTCCGAGCCAGCCAAGAAGAAGTGCGAGGTCAACCTGCAGCTGTGGCTGTCCAACAAGAGGAGCCTGTCGCCCTGGGGCTACAGGTAAGCTGGGCTGGGTAGCCAGGGGCAAGCCGCACACCGTGCCTACCGTCCCCATCACTGTCACAGGCCTTGGATTCAGAggcctgagcacctgctgtgaatcctggctctgcttcttACCGGCTGTGTGGAACAGGGCAggcttagcctctctgagccccaggttcCTCAGCGTAAGTGGCGGTGATACGGGTTCATACTCAtaggtgggttgtttttttttttcatttttaaaaatctaaatacaattagtcaacatatagtacatcattagtttcagaggtagagttcagtaattcatcggCTGCCTAtaacacagtgctcatcacatcacgtgccctccttaatgcctgtcacccagttaccccaatcCCCAACCAATTCctctccagtaaccctcagtttctttcccatagttaagagt from Neomonachus schauinslandi chromosome 7, ASM220157v2, whole genome shotgun sequence includes the following:
- the IL17B gene encoding interleukin-17B, which encodes MDWPHNLLFLLTLSIFLGLGQPRNPKGKRKGPGRPGTLAPGPHQVPLDLVSQAKPYARMEEYERNLGEMVAQLRNSSEPAKKKCEVNLQLWLSNKRSLSPWGYSINHDPSRIPADLPEARCLCLGCVNPFTMQEDRSMVSVPVFSQVPVRRRLCPLPPRPGPCRQRAVMETIAVGCTCIF